One Hyphomicrobium sp. CS1GBMeth3 DNA window includes the following coding sequences:
- the fliN gene encoding flagellar motor switch protein FliN, whose translation MSQEGSDIRSAAAGLQTIGDGVQEDALVEAAGKAAAAPGQKPRHLETVLQIPVSVKVVLGSATMPVASVLKLGRGAVVPLDRKVGEPVDVVVNGRVIARGEVVVLDEDNSRFGVSLTEVLGAAAPTRVA comes from the coding sequence ATGAGCCAAGAAGGTTCCGACATCCGCTCCGCTGCAGCCGGGCTGCAGACCATCGGTGATGGCGTGCAGGAGGACGCATTGGTCGAGGCCGCGGGCAAAGCTGCTGCGGCTCCCGGGCAAAAGCCTCGGCATCTGGAGACGGTGCTGCAGATCCCGGTATCGGTGAAAGTCGTGCTGGGGTCGGCGACGATGCCGGTTGCCAGCGTGCTGAAGCTTGGCCGCGGCGCCGTTGTGCCGCTCGACCGCAAGGTCGGCGAGCCGGTCGATGTGGTGGTGAACGGGCGCGTCATCGCGCGCGGAGAGGTGGTCGTTCTCGACGAGGACAACTCGCGCTTCGGCGTCTCCCTGACAGAAGTTCTGGGCGCTGCCGCTCCGACGCGCGTGGCCTGA
- the flgB gene encoding flagellar basal body rod protein FlgB — MDPINFFSLASQQNRWLSVRQSVVAQNVANVNTPGYKALDVEPFEAVLNATGVEMRKTQTRHLSPVSGAGSDEQTEENGKWQLVHSGNSVGLEEQMLKSSEVAGAYARNTGVMKTFHRMLLASSRG; from the coding sequence ATGGACCCCATCAACTTCTTCTCGCTGGCGTCGCAGCAGAACCGCTGGCTCTCGGTGCGCCAGTCCGTGGTGGCGCAGAACGTCGCCAACGTGAACACCCCCGGCTACAAGGCGCTCGATGTGGAGCCGTTCGAGGCCGTTCTCAATGCGACGGGCGTCGAGATGCGCAAGACGCAGACGCGCCACTTGAGCCCCGTCAGCGGTGCCGGAAGCGATGAGCAGACGGAAGAGAACGGCAAGTGGCAGCTCGTGCATTCCGGCAACAGCGTCGGCCTCGAAGAGCAGATGCTTAAGTCGAGCGAGGTGGCGGGCGCTTATGCGCGCAACACCGGCGTCATGAAGACCTTCCATCGCATGCTGCTGGCCTCGTCGCGGGGATAA
- a CDS encoding rod-binding protein, translated as MQANELGERAPHVRKTADAAQKFEAFVLQSFIQEMMPETQESVFGSGVSGDFWKSMMAEKIAEQVAERGNLGIADMIRAGHLAPVKPQGFNPLDVMRSDVLSGGVASQLDTKPVLGE; from the coding sequence TTGCAAGCGAATGAGCTTGGAGAGCGTGCGCCGCACGTGCGCAAGACGGCCGATGCCGCGCAGAAGTTCGAAGCCTTCGTTTTGCAGAGCTTCATTCAAGAAATGATGCCTGAAACTCAGGAGAGCGTGTTCGGCTCTGGAGTTTCGGGCGACTTCTGGAAGTCCATGATGGCGGAGAAGATTGCCGAGCAGGTCGCCGAGCGCGGCAATCTCGGCATCGCCGACATGATCCGCGCCGGCCATCTGGCCCCTGTGAAGCCGCAAGGCTTCAATCCGCTCGATGTCATGCGCAGCGATGTTCTATCGGGTGGCGTTGCCAGCCAGCTTGACACCAAACCCGTGCTTGGAGAGTAA
- the flgI gene encoding flagellar basal body P-ring protein FlgI, protein MRSLLAIVLVILHALPAAAGGGDAVRIKDITSIQGVRANQLVGYGLVVGLNGTGDSLRNSPFTERSFQSMLDQMGVNIRDANSRTRNIAAVLVTADLPPFAGAGSRMDVTVSSLGDATSLAGGSLVMTPLSGPDQVIYAVAQGPIAVSGFQAQGRAESVSQNVPTTGRIPNGALVEREVAGALDDERTLVLELRNPDFATAVHITDTINAFAKERYGRRVARERDLRTVMLERPHNITAARFLGEVGQLYTEADSPARVVIDERTGTVVIGREVRIATVAVSHGSLTVRITEGAQVSQPEPFSDGETVVVPETFVSVNQEGANLAIMGGTNLETLVRGLNMMGLKPIGVIAILQAIKTSGALQAELVVQ, encoded by the coding sequence ATGAGAAGCCTTCTCGCAATTGTTCTTGTTATTCTACACGCGTTGCCTGCGGCGGCGGGCGGTGGTGATGCCGTTCGCATCAAGGACATCACGTCCATACAGGGCGTGCGCGCCAACCAGCTCGTCGGCTACGGTCTCGTCGTGGGCCTCAATGGCACCGGCGACAGCCTGCGCAACTCCCCGTTCACCGAGCGGTCGTTCCAGTCGATGCTCGATCAGATGGGCGTCAATATCCGCGACGCCAACTCGCGAACACGCAACATCGCCGCCGTTTTGGTGACTGCGGACCTGCCGCCATTCGCCGGCGCGGGATCACGTATGGATGTCACGGTGTCGTCGCTCGGTGACGCAACATCGCTCGCGGGTGGTTCGCTCGTGATGACGCCGCTCTCCGGGCCAGATCAAGTTATCTATGCCGTGGCCCAAGGGCCGATTGCTGTCAGCGGCTTCCAGGCGCAGGGGCGGGCGGAATCCGTCAGTCAGAACGTTCCTACGACGGGCCGCATTCCGAACGGCGCGCTGGTCGAGCGCGAGGTGGCGGGGGCACTCGACGACGAGCGGACGCTGGTGCTCGAGCTGCGCAATCCGGATTTCGCGACGGCGGTGCATATCACCGACACCATCAATGCCTTTGCGAAGGAGCGTTATGGCCGCCGTGTGGCGCGTGAGCGCGATCTGAGGACGGTGATGCTCGAGCGACCGCACAACATCACGGCGGCGCGTTTTCTTGGCGAGGTCGGACAGCTCTACACCGAGGCCGACAGCCCGGCGCGCGTCGTCATCGACGAGCGCACGGGAACCGTCGTTATCGGCCGCGAGGTGCGGATCGCGACTGTGGCCGTTTCGCACGGCAGCCTGACCGTGCGCATCACGGAAGGTGCCCAAGTTTCGCAGCCGGAGCCGTTCTCCGACGGTGAGACGGTCGTCGTTCCCGAGACCTTCGTGTCGGTCAACCAGGAAGGGGCCAATCTTGCCATCATGGGTGGCACCAATCTCGAGACGCTGGTGCGCGGTCTCAACATGATGGGGCTCAAGCCGATCGGCGTCATCGCCATTCTGCAGGCTATCAAGACGTCAGGCGCGCTGCAGGCGGAGCTTGTCGTGCAATGA
- the flgC gene encoding flagellar basal body rod protein FlgC: protein MIDPIRVAIQVASSGLEAQSRRMLVVSENLANATTTGSTPGAQPYTRKTVSFESVLDDVSGASLVKVDRVDTDKRPYRTEYDPGHPAADADGNVKMPNVDMLVELADMRESNRSYEANLQVVKQARALSSMTIDLLRNS, encoded by the coding sequence ATGATTGATCCGATCCGAGTTGCGATCCAGGTGGCGTCCTCGGGGCTCGAGGCCCAGTCGCGGCGCATGCTCGTCGTGTCAGAAAACTTGGCCAACGCCACGACGACTGGCAGTACGCCCGGCGCGCAGCCCTACACGCGCAAAACGGTGAGCTTCGAATCCGTGCTCGATGATGTCTCTGGGGCGAGTCTCGTGAAGGTTGATCGCGTCGACACCGACAAGCGGCCCTATCGCACCGAGTACGATCCCGGGCATCCGGCGGCCGATGCCGACGGCAACGTCAAGATGCCCAATGTCGACATGCTGGTCGAACTCGCGGACATGCGCGAATCCAACCGCTCGTATGAAGCCAACCTTCAGGTCGTGAAGCAGGCGCGGGCGCTGTCTTCGATGACCATCGATCTGCTCAGGAATTCGTGA
- the flhB gene encoding flagellar biosynthesis protein FlhB, producing MAEQPDKESRTEEATEKKIRDSLNKGQVPHSRDATVLASMTAILIAAVFMFSDNVVQMRAMLESFIDRPESFLISNGADATALMYAIAAETGKFLAPFIVILAVAGIAGAVFQHQPSVVFDRIEPKLDRISIAKGFSRIFGIKGQVEFLKSVFKLSIVAGAGYVAMKSSYTDIFNALFMEPTATPQLMQNLGVRFLSAVVAAMAVLVGADLAWSRFSWRRDLRMTKQEVKDEHKQAEGDPLIKMRLRSLQRDRSRRRMIASVPKATLVIANPTHYSVALRYVREEGGAPVVVAKGKDLIALKIRFIAEQNGIPVYEDRSLARSLYASVEVDKMIPPEFYKAVAGVILFLSQRGKQARRAM from the coding sequence ATGGCAGAGCAGCCAGACAAAGAGAGTAGAACAGAAGAGGCCACCGAGAAAAAAATCCGGGACTCGCTCAACAAGGGGCAAGTCCCGCACTCGCGCGACGCCACCGTGCTGGCGTCGATGACGGCCATTCTGATCGCAGCCGTGTTCATGTTCTCGGACAACGTCGTGCAAATGCGCGCGATGCTCGAGAGCTTCATCGACCGGCCGGAAAGCTTTCTGATTTCCAACGGTGCCGATGCGACAGCGCTGATGTACGCGATCGCGGCGGAAACCGGAAAGTTCCTGGCTCCCTTCATCGTCATTCTTGCTGTCGCCGGTATTGCCGGCGCGGTGTTCCAGCACCAACCGAGTGTGGTTTTTGATCGCATCGAACCGAAGCTCGATCGGATCTCGATCGCCAAGGGCTTCAGCCGCATCTTCGGCATCAAGGGGCAGGTCGAATTCCTGAAGAGCGTGTTCAAGCTCTCGATCGTGGCGGGGGCGGGCTACGTGGCGATGAAGAGCTCCTACACCGACATCTTCAACGCTCTCTTCATGGAACCCACTGCGACGCCTCAGTTGATGCAGAATCTGGGCGTGCGCTTCCTGTCGGCGGTGGTGGCGGCGATGGCGGTTCTTGTCGGGGCGGACCTTGCATGGAGCCGTTTCTCCTGGCGGCGCGACCTGCGTATGACCAAGCAGGAGGTCAAGGATGAGCATAAGCAAGCGGAAGGCGATCCGCTGATCAAGATGCGCTTGAGATCGCTGCAGAGGGACCGTTCGCGGCGCCGCATGATCGCCTCGGTGCCGAAGGCGACGCTCGTTATCGCCAACCCGACGCACTACTCCGTGGCGCTGCGTTACGTGCGCGAGGAAGGTGGCGCCCCCGTAGTTGTGGCTAAGGGTAAAGACCTGATCGCGCTTAAAATACGCTTCATTGCCGAGCAGAATGGAATACCTGTCTACGAGGACCGTTCTCTAGCTAGATCGCTCTACGCAAGCGTCGAGGTGGATAAGATGATTCCACCGGAGTTCTACAAGGCCGTCGCCGGCGTCATCTTGTTCCTCTCCCAGAGGGGCAAGCAGGCGCGGCGGGCCATGTGA
- a CDS encoding flagellar hook-basal body complex protein FliE: protein MLDGIGKVSPLGVGGAQGLAQPAPVVSTPNPVATEPLPTDFGTVLGRMTLEAISTLKQGEEMAVAGVRGQASTQQVVEAVMASEQTLQAGIAIRDKVVSAYLEISRMTI, encoded by the coding sequence ATGCTGGACGGTATCGGCAAGGTTTCACCGTTGGGGGTTGGTGGCGCGCAGGGGCTGGCGCAGCCGGCGCCGGTGGTCTCGACGCCGAATCCGGTTGCGACAGAGCCGTTGCCGACGGACTTCGGAACCGTTCTCGGACGCATGACGCTGGAAGCGATCAGCACGCTCAAGCAGGGCGAAGAGATGGCGGTCGCGGGCGTGCGCGGACAGGCTTCGACGCAGCAAGTGGTGGAAGCCGTGATGGCCTCCGAGCAGACACTCCAGGCCGGCATCGCCATACGCGACAAGGTTGTTTCCGCCTATCTCGAAATCAGCCGCATGACCATCTAG
- the flgF gene encoding flagellar basal-body rod protein FlgF, protein MQPSLYVSLSGQMATMRRLETLANNVANVNTAGFRAEEIKFDELLSDRTEQPTAFVSGGSTYISREPGPTVRTENPLDVAVSGDAWLAFQSPNGPVYTRDGRMTMTPDGELRTLEGHPVLDVGGAPIQLNPNGGAPQIARDGTITQGGQQLGALGLFTIPEQAHLTRYSNSGVIPDIAAQPALDFNRVGVMQGFMEQANVNPVSEISRLVQIQRAFDSISNAMTRTEETLSGAVRSLGETS, encoded by the coding sequence ATGCAGCCAAGCCTCTACGTCTCGCTGTCTGGCCAGATGGCGACGATGCGCCGCTTGGAGACGCTGGCCAACAACGTCGCCAACGTGAATACCGCGGGCTTCCGCGCCGAGGAGATCAAGTTCGACGAGCTTCTGTCCGATCGGACGGAGCAGCCGACGGCGTTCGTCTCCGGTGGTAGCACCTACATTTCGCGCGAGCCGGGCCCGACGGTCCGCACCGAGAACCCTCTCGACGTTGCCGTATCGGGCGATGCCTGGCTTGCCTTCCAAAGCCCGAACGGCCCCGTCTATACGCGTGACGGGCGCATGACCATGACGCCGGATGGCGAGCTTCGGACGCTCGAAGGCCATCCCGTGCTCGACGTCGGCGGCGCACCGATCCAGCTCAATCCCAACGGCGGTGCCCCGCAGATCGCCCGCGACGGCACCATCACGCAAGGTGGGCAGCAGCTAGGCGCTTTGGGCCTGTTCACGATCCCCGAGCAAGCACACCTCACGCGTTACTCGAACTCCGGCGTAATTCCTGACATTGCCGCCCAGCCCGCCCTCGACTTCAATCGTGTCGGCGTCATGCAGGGCTTCATGGAGCAGGCAAACGTCAATCCTGTCTCCGAGATCTCGCGTCTGGTTCAGATCCAGCGCGCGTTCGACTCGATCAGCAACGCCATGACGCGTACCGAGGAGACGCTGTCGGGAGCGGTCCGCTCGCTGGGTGAGACGAGCTGA
- the flgA gene encoding flagellar basal body P-ring formation chaperone FlgA: MARGLKPARTRLPGRRAFSTHVGLCLALFGMALAASVMPALARDIVLPVPRVTIYPGNVITEEMLVDKAFRGNASSVQGIATTREMLVGKVARGTLLPNAPVPAGGVREAHAVQQGQPAVVIFQAGGLLISATAVSLQAGSAGDVISLRNTDSGTTIRGVVQADGTVRVGP, translated from the coding sequence ATGGCGCGTGGTCTGAAGCCCGCACGGACGAGACTGCCGGGCCGACGCGCGTTCTCGACGCACGTCGGACTCTGCCTTGCGCTGTTTGGCATGGCGCTCGCCGCTTCGGTGATGCCGGCTCTGGCGCGCGATATCGTGCTGCCCGTGCCGCGTGTCACCATCTATCCTGGGAACGTCATCACCGAGGAGATGCTGGTCGACAAGGCCTTCCGTGGCAATGCGTCGAGCGTGCAGGGGATCGCGACGACGCGCGAGATGCTGGTTGGGAAGGTCGCGCGCGGAACGCTGCTGCCGAACGCGCCGGTTCCAGCGGGTGGCGTGCGCGAGGCGCATGCCGTGCAGCAAGGTCAGCCTGCGGTCGTCATCTTCCAGGCCGGTGGATTGCTCATCTCGGCGACGGCTGTCTCGCTTCAAGCCGGCTCTGCCGGCGATGTCATCAGCCTGCGCAACACGGACAGCGGCACAACGATCCGGGGTGTTGTGCAAGCCGACGGCACCGTGCGGGTGGGGCCATGA
- the motA gene encoding flagellar motor stator protein MotA — protein sequence MTIILGLVVMLGCMLGGYMAMGGHVDVLWQPWEFVIILGTSLGTFIVANPMKVIKDTGKGFGEAFGKAAPSGRHYLDVMGLLYSLMRELRSKPRNEVEKHIDLPEESSIFQKFGTVLANKDLTTFICDYCRLIIIGNARTHEVEALMDEEIQTLRNDKLKAYHAITNIADGLPAIGIIAAVLGVIKAMGAITEPPEVLGHLIGAALVGTFAGIFFSYGVFAPLATKVKSGREKQMRLYIVTKQTLLAFMNGAMPQVAVEYGRKTISAYERPTIDEVEAETLGGGGEAKKAA from the coding sequence GTGACGATCATCCTCGGCCTTGTCGTGATGCTCGGCTGCATGCTCGGTGGCTATATGGCCATGGGCGGGCACGTCGACGTGCTTTGGCAGCCCTGGGAATTCGTGATCATTCTCGGAACATCGCTCGGCACGTTCATCGTCGCCAATCCGATGAAGGTGATCAAGGACACGGGCAAGGGGTTCGGCGAAGCGTTCGGCAAGGCGGCGCCGTCTGGCCGGCATTATCTCGATGTCATGGGGCTGCTTTACTCGCTGATGCGTGAGCTCAGGAGCAAGCCGCGCAACGAGGTCGAGAAGCACATCGATCTACCGGAGGAGTCGTCGATCTTCCAGAAGTTCGGCACGGTGCTCGCCAACAAGGACCTGACAACGTTCATCTGCGACTATTGCCGGCTGATCATTATCGGCAATGCGCGGACGCACGAAGTCGAGGCGCTGATGGACGAAGAGATCCAGACGCTGCGCAACGACAAGCTCAAGGCCTATCACGCCATTACCAACATCGCGGACGGCCTGCCGGCGATCGGCATCATCGCGGCCGTGCTCGGCGTCATCAAAGCCATGGGTGCCATCACCGAGCCGCCGGAGGTGCTGGGGCATCTGATCGGCGCGGCTCTCGTCGGTACCTTCGCGGGCATCTTCTTTTCCTACGGCGTGTTCGCGCCGCTTGCGACCAAGGTGAAGTCGGGGCGCGAAAAGCAGATGCGCCTTTACATCGTGACCAAGCAGACGCTGCTCGCGTTCATGAACGGTGCCATGCCGCAAGTTGCGGTCGAGTATGGCCGCAAGACGATCTCCGCCTATGAGCGTCCGACCATCGATGAAGTCGAGGCCGAGACGCTGGGCGGCGGAGGTGAAGCCAAGAAGGCCGCGTAG
- a CDS encoding MarC family protein: MLGAALTSFTTFFATIGPVEAAVIFATLTPGVSGLERRRIAFRATVIASSILVASTLAGGPLLKQLGVSIAALQTAGGIILLAIALDMVFARPTSAFKLTPSEGAEAQHKDDLAVFPLATPLLAGPGAMSAGILMAANADANPLELVATVAALAAVMVLTFGLLLAANDLTRFLGVTAQRVLMRVFGILLAAIAVQAVFDGIRGSGLLG, from the coding sequence ATGCTGGGTGCTGCGCTTACGAGCTTCACGACGTTCTTCGCCACGATCGGCCCTGTGGAGGCGGCCGTGATCTTCGCGACGCTGACGCCTGGGGTGTCGGGCCTCGAGCGCCGGCGAATCGCCTTCCGCGCCACGGTCATCGCGAGCTCGATCCTCGTTGCGTCAACGCTGGCCGGCGGGCCACTGCTGAAGCAACTCGGCGTTTCCATCGCGGCGCTGCAGACTGCGGGCGGGATCATCCTGCTCGCCATCGCGCTCGACATGGTGTTCGCCAGGCCGACGAGCGCCTTCAAGCTCACGCCGTCGGAAGGGGCGGAGGCACAACACAAGGACGATCTCGCGGTGTTTCCATTGGCGACGCCGCTGCTTGCCGGTCCGGGTGCCATGAGCGCAGGTATTCTCATGGCCGCCAACGCGGACGCCAATCCGCTCGAACTTGTCGCGACAGTCGCGGCGCTGGCCGCGGTGATGGTGCTCACGTTCGGCCTTCTGCTTGCCGCCAACGATCTGACCCGATTCCTCGGGGTGACGGCACAACGCGTCTTGATGCGCGTGTTTGGCATCCTGCTCGCGGCCATCGCGGTGCAGGCCGTGTTCGACGGCATTCGGGGTAGCGGACTGCTGGGGTGA
- the flgG gene encoding flagellar basal-body rod protein FlgG, whose product MRALSIAATGMNAQQTNLEVIANNIANINTTGFKRARAEFTDLLYQAERALGAPTRGGQAAAPEGAYVGLGVRTAAIRNLHQQGSLAQTTNKLDLALNGRGWFQITGADGETFYTRDGAFNKNDQGVIVTLDGYEVQPAMTVPQDATDIIVNETGEVYVTIPNQVDPQLLGQIALATFVNDAGLEPMGGNLYKQTEASGDPVTGVPGDPGFARIHQGYLENSNVDAVKEITQLISAQRAYEMNSKVIQTVDSMYGTVANNMR is encoded by the coding sequence ATGAGAGCGCTTTCGATTGCTGCGACGGGCATGAACGCGCAGCAGACCAACCTCGAGGTGATCGCGAACAACATCGCGAACATCAACACAACCGGCTTCAAGCGGGCGAGGGCGGAGTTCACGGATCTGCTTTATCAGGCGGAGCGCGCGCTTGGCGCGCCGACGCGCGGCGGTCAGGCGGCCGCGCCGGAAGGCGCCTACGTGGGCCTCGGTGTACGTACGGCTGCGATCCGCAACCTGCATCAGCAGGGTTCGCTCGCGCAGACGACGAACAAGCTCGACCTCGCGCTCAATGGCCGCGGATGGTTTCAGATCACGGGCGCGGACGGCGAGACCTTTTACACGCGCGATGGTGCTTTCAACAAAAACGACCAGGGCGTGATCGTGACGCTCGACGGCTACGAGGTGCAGCCGGCGATGACGGTTCCGCAGGATGCGACCGACATCATCGTCAACGAGACGGGCGAAGTCTACGTCACGATCCCGAACCAGGTCGATCCGCAGCTTCTCGGCCAGATTGCGCTTGCGACGTTCGTAAACGATGCCGGTCTCGAGCCCATGGGCGGCAATCTCTACAAGCAGACCGAGGCCTCGGGAGATCCGGTGACGGGTGTTCCGGGAGACCCCGGCTTCGCGCGCATCCATCAGGGCTATCTCGAAAACTCGAACGTCGATGCCGTGAAGGAGATCACGCAGCTCATCTCGGCGCAGCGCGCCTATGAGATGAACTCGAAGGTCATCCAGACGGTCGATTCCATGTACGGCACGGTTGCCAACAACATGCGGTAA
- the fliI gene encoding flagellar protein export ATPase FliI translates to MSEASPELEPEAPAPAPARRPTALDLLAQRVAHASPMPLVRIGGAVTHVTPAYVQVSGLSHRLKLGDCIAFGNAEKPPLGEVVRIDEGGATIKPFDASLKIGPGEAAWLHGDQSLRPDLSWKGRVLNALGIAIDGQGTLREGARTYAFDAEPPSAMSRQRVRAPLKTGVRMMDLFTPLCAGQRIGIFAGSGVGKSTLLSMMARSHGFDTVVLALVGERGREVREFLEDALAQNRARAVTVVSTGDESPMMRRLAPKTALAIAEFFRDQGDSVLLIVDSVTRFAHATREVALAAGEAPVARGYTPSVFSELPKLLERAGPGAEGTGSITGVFSVLVDGDDHNDPIADSIRGTLDGHVVLDRKIADQGRYPAVNVLTSVSRLANTVWSAEQRKLVMMLRAMISHFEDTRDLRLMGGYQKGADAELDRAIEIVPKLYEVMKQTLSDPPSADPFQEIARALTETKDDAQKPGQQR, encoded by the coding sequence ATGAGCGAGGCATCCCCCGAGCTGGAACCAGAAGCCCCGGCGCCGGCGCCCGCTCGGCGCCCGACGGCGCTCGATCTCCTAGCTCAGCGCGTCGCGCATGCATCCCCCATGCCCCTCGTGCGCATCGGGGGCGCCGTAACCCACGTCACGCCCGCCTACGTTCAGGTCTCGGGGCTCTCACATCGCCTGAAGCTCGGCGACTGCATCGCCTTTGGCAACGCGGAGAAGCCGCCCCTCGGTGAGGTCGTGCGCATCGACGAGGGCGGCGCCACCATCAAGCCGTTCGACGCCAGCCTCAAGATCGGCCCCGGCGAGGCAGCGTGGCTACATGGCGATCAAAGCCTGCGACCCGATCTCTCCTGGAAAGGCCGCGTGTTGAACGCGCTCGGCATCGCGATCGACGGCCAGGGCACGTTGCGTGAAGGCGCCCGCACATATGCCTTCGACGCCGAGCCTCCCTCCGCCATGAGCCGCCAGCGCGTGCGCGCCCCGCTCAAGACGGGTGTCCGCATGATGGATCTGTTCACACCCCTCTGTGCCGGTCAGCGCATCGGCATCTTCGCCGGCTCCGGTGTCGGCAAATCGACGCTGCTTTCCATGATGGCCCGTTCGCACGGCTTCGACACCGTTGTGCTGGCGCTCGTCGGAGAGCGCGGCCGCGAGGTGCGCGAGTTCCTGGAGGATGCCCTGGCGCAGAACCGCGCCCGCGCCGTGACGGTCGTCTCGACCGGCGACGAGAGTCCGATGATGCGCCGCTTGGCGCCTAAAACGGCCCTCGCCATCGCCGAGTTCTTCCGCGATCAGGGCGACAGCGTTCTCTTGATCGTCGATTCGGTCACCCGTTTCGCCCACGCGACGCGCGAGGTCGCCCTCGCCGCCGGAGAAGCACCCGTCGCGCGCGGCTACACGCCGTCGGTCTTCAGCGAGTTGCCGAAGCTCCTCGAGCGTGCCGGCCCCGGCGCAGAGGGCACAGGCTCGATCACCGGGGTCTTCTCCGTGCTCGTCGACGGTGACGACCACAACGATCCCATTGCCGACAGCATCCGCGGCACGCTCGATGGCCACGTCGTGCTCGATCGCAAAATCGCCGACCAGGGTCGCTATCCGGCCGTCAATGTGCTGACATCCGTCTCGCGCCTCGCCAACACCGTGTGGTCGGCAGAGCAGCGCAAGCTCGTGATGATGCTGCGCGCCATGATCTCCCACTTCGAGGACACGCGCGACCTTCGGCTAATGGGCGGTTATCAGAAAGGCGCCGACGCGGAGCTCGACAGGGCGATCGAGATCGTGCCCAAGCTCTACGAGGTCATGAAGCAGACGCTGAGCGACCCGCCGAGCGCCGACCCCTTCCAGGAGATCGCCCGCGCGCTGACCGAGACCAAGGACGACGCACAGAAGCCAGGCCAGCAGCGATAA
- a CDS encoding usg protein has translation MLAGYSLTTAEIIYRLPDHPHLMQSYIWQEYDLHPRFPKLQSFLDFWSRNLEGKLHQVLVAHASLIKPCEMRLIGAEYRLN, from the coding sequence ATGCTTGCGGGCTACAGCCTAACCACCGCCGAGATCATCTACCGCCTGCCCGACCACCCGCATCTGATGCAGAGCTACATCTGGCAGGAGTACGATCTTCACCCGCGCTTTCCCAAGCTGCAGAGCTTTCTCGATTTCTGGTCACGCAATCTGGAAGGCAAGCTGCATCAGGTGCTCGTCGCACACGCCAGCCTGATCAAGCCATGCGAGATGCGCCTCATCGGCGCGGAATACCGGCTGAACTGA